The nucleotide window GCCCGAGAGCACAGCTATATTCGGTCAGCTGGCAAGGCCCCTGACTCAGTCTCCTGAGGTCAAGGAggccaagccagcctgggcatggagccagggacagaaggagggtaggaaagaaAAACTGCTGGAAGACTGCCCAATCATGGGGTCACAAACAGGTGGGATCTGGCTACAGGTGGCTCCTGTCTGACCAGCTGACGCTTTAGGAACAGACTTACCACCTGTGCCCTGGTGTGCAGTAGGTAGCACTACCCATGCAGAGCACACAGCGTGCGTCTTGCCCCCATCCCGACCTCTCACAGCTTACCCACCCCCTCTGTCATCCATGGCATCCGTTTGTGACTTGCAGAGGCTGTTTGTCCTCTGTGTAACCAGCTCTGCTCCTTCTCCCCACCTTCcagtggggctgggggtggggtggggggtggtgagGCAGCTCCAGCTAGAGCAGGGTCTGAGTCCGTCAGGGCTGGGAGACAGGGTGTAGGTCCGAGGGTGGATGTGGGATGCCGGAGGCACCCGGGAGAGGACACGGTTCTACGTGACACCCACCCTTGAGTTAGGGTAGACACCTTCCTCTGCTTCATTCTGAACTGTATGCACACAAGTGTGTGAATCTCTGTATATCCGTGTGTCAgcgtgtgtgtcagagagagggtgtgtgtgtgcgtgcatgcgtgagCACTCCAGCACATCCTACTTGAAGCATCACATCTAGCTCTACATGGCACAACTATTTCAGCCAAGGACTGGAGTCTCCTTCGGTTGGATCAATTAGATTCCTGCCCTTGTTCATGTTAAAGCTCTCAGGACATCACCACGTGACTCTCAAGGATCTTCTAGAATGGACAGCCAGCCTGGGGCTTGGGAGGGCCCAGGTGAACGACAAGGTGACTCCTCACCCCTCTTTTTATTTGCTTGGTGCTGGCTGAAGATGCGCCAGGAGGAGAAGACCAGCTACATGGTGGTGCAGACAAGTGAAGACGGGCTGGCAGACGGCGGGGACCTTCCGGGACCACTCATGATGCTGGCCCAGAACTGTGCCGTCATGCACAACCTGCTCGGTCCTGCCTGCATCTTTCTCCGAAAGGGTTTTGCTGAGAACAGACAGCTTGTACGTAAGTGGGCCCAGTGCAGCCAGCCAAGCCTGGCTTCAcagggtgtgggggggggaggaggggcctGTGCCCCTCTCATGGCTCCAAAGTGAGGCTGTATCCACCCCTGAGAAATAATTCtagcagggggctggagagatggcttaatggttaagagcactggcagttcttctaaaggacctgggttctgttcttAGTGCACACTTGGTGGTCACAAGCATCTgtgactccatttccaggggatgcGATGCCCTCTTTTGACTCAATGGGTACCAGGTATACAGGTCATATGCATATATTCATGCAGacaagacactcatacacatgcaaaataaaacaaatctttaaaaaggttttaaaaacaaaataataaaagcagagGCTGGGGGAAAGGATCTGTGTTTAGTTTCCCCAGCTTCCACTAAGAAGCAGAGGCTGGTGATCGGTACTTGTAATTCCAGTcctggggagtcagaggcaggacgATCCCCTAAGTTTGTCAGCGAGCCTAAAACCTGTGAGCCTCAGGCCCCAGTGAGAGACCTCGTCCCAAAACATACAGTGGTGCTggagaggttaagagcgctggctgttcttctagaggtcctgggttcaattcccagcaacctcatgacggctcacagccatctacagtgagatctggtgccctcttctggtgtgcaggcacacctgcaggcagagtactgtataaataaataaataataaacaatctTAAAATAAGAAACATGCAGTGGATGGGTCGGGgacaggctggcaagatggcgcAGTGGTACTGCTCCTTCAGGGAACCTATGTTCAGCTTTCAGTACTGGTATCAGGCAGCTTAACAATGGATTAACTCCAGCTCTGTGGAGATCTAATGCCATCTtccagcctctgagggcacctgcacgcATGTGTTCGCGCACACATAActcatcattaaaaataataataatagaaaggtGGAAGGCTCCTAAGGGACAGCATCTAAGGTTGACCCCTGCCCTCCACACGCACACTTCTACATATGTAATCCCACATGCCTGCGCGAGCACtcgcaccttcacacacacacacacacacacacacacacacacacacacacacacgcgcgcgcctGTGTGTACAGGTCTGCAGACACACCTTCACAAGCACTGTTAGATAAATAAGCATATGCTGTTCTTTGGGAACCGTACAATGTGCCCACAGTACAATGTGCAAACCAGTGCTATGAAGTGTCTCGGAGCATTGCCTCACAACTCTTATCATCCCTATTTCACATGTGGGGAAACTGAGTCTGATGCAGTAGCACATTTGAGGTCATACCCGCAAGGTTCAGCGGCAGGATTCAAACTCATTCTGCAGTTTCTGTGTTCTTACCAGCAATGCTATGTACTTGGATGGTCTCCTGAGAGCCGGGTGCAGGgttgcaggcctgtaatcccaggactcagggaggcagaggcaggcggatcactgtgtgttcgaggccagcctggtctataaagttcaggacagccagggctatacagagaaacccggtctcaaaaaaaacaaaataacaaaaattaaagcaaaacaaaacaaaacagatcatCTCCTAGTATTCTACACTGTGATATCTGAGGTAGAAGCCAGCCACCACATGCAGTTAATGAGGGGAATAATTAATTTCATTTGATTTTAAATAAAAGCTCTGCTTTTGCTGAGGATTGAGCATGGGGTCTTGAATACGCTAAGCATGTGTCCTGTCCTGAACTATACCCCAGCCCTCCAATTCAGATATAAGTGGGCATGTGTGGCTAGTGGCTAGCGTACTGAACAGTTGTCACAGGGAATCGAGTCATGAGGCCGTTATGGACACAAACATTTGTAGATTGCATTGGTTGATCGAATTTCACATGCCGAGTACATGTCTTGAGCAATACACGCAAAGACCCTATGTTGTAGGTCCTGGCAATGACCCATGTTACAATGAGGAGGTTGGTTTAGGGAGTAGGAGTGGCCCTCGCTAGGAGGTAGCAGCTACAGGCTTTGCACCTTGGTCTGCCTAACTCTGGGTTCTGCGGGCTTCTCCTAACTGCACACACTGGGAAGGAGTAGATGCGTTCCCAAGCCTGCCTTCCCTCCCACCACCGTGGGATGGGTACCTATCCAGGAGGTAACCCTAACCGCTCCAGAACGCAATGATGTTCCTCCACTGCCCTGCATGAAGGGTAGGGACCAGAGGGGGAGCCTGGGGCCAGCCACCAGGGCTGCAGGCCCACTGTGAAGGAGTGCCTTGCTCTGCCTCCCCTTGGAATCCGGAATCCGAGAACACCAAGGGAGTGGAAGGACCTGTGGGGAGGGTCTGCAGTGTGCCCTTCCTCCCCAGACCGGCAGAACTCCACCCAGAGAGCAGCAAGCTCCTCAGGGTCTGAGGAGGTGGGAGTGGGGAAAGACGGATTCTGGTCAGGTAGCTGCTCCCTCTGTAGATATTTTGCATActgtgtacacatgtatacagtCAGCTCCCCTTTTCCCTGGGTCCTCACATTTGGGGATTCAAGCAACAGTGCGTCAACAAATCATGTTTTTAAAACTGGCATctaaggctggagaggtggcttagaggtaaaagtgcttgctaccgagcctgataacttgagttcaatccccaaaactCACAACGGTGGGGGGCAAAAGCCGgcttctgcaagttgtcttctgacctacgCAGGGACACACGAGTGTGCACATACACagtgaatatgtttttttaattcttgcatctggggcttgagtaacagcacttgctgctcttgcagatgaccacAAAACTTACCTGGAGCTCATGactgtctaactccagttccagaggatctgatgtccttttcaGGTCTCCCAGAGCACCAGGCCTGCAGGTGGTGCACATACGCAcgtgcaggaaaaacactcatgcgcatcaataaaaacaaatcctaaaaaaaaaaaaaaaaaaaaaaaatttaaagaaaaagcaaatccttaaaaaaaaaaaaattaagaagtaggaaataaaacCTTGTATCTgcccagaaaacacacacattttttttttgtcctcattTCCTAACAATATAACAACCAACAATGTAGCAACTATTTGCAAAGCATTTGCATCATATAAATAGAATAAATCATCTCGGGATGATTTGAAGTATACCGGAGGAGGTATGTAAATTATATGCAAAATAGCGTGCCATTTTATGTAAAGGACTTAAGCATCTTTGGATTTTGGCATGCCTGGGGTTTCTGGAATCAATCCCCCACTGTTAGTGAGGAATGACTGGACTCAATTATTTTTTACTTACTGGGGATATAATACATAGAAATCCATCTTTTTGCCACCCAAGAATGTCCAGGAACATATATTTCTGTCTGGGAGCAGGAGTGACCCTGGTGCCACATACACTCTGCCAGCCTTTTAAGGGAAAATCCTCACAGTAATGTCACCCGGACAGCATCCCTTCAGGCAGCAATTTCCCATCAGCTAGAAGTGCCCCCTGGGAGGACCTGAGAGGACTGTAGCCAGCTCATTCCAGACTCACACACACTGTGAACATTGACGTAACCTTTTTCTTTGGACACAGTCCTCAGACTGGGTGGCTGCATCTGGGGGCCACTGTCTCCGGGCTGCCATTGTCTCTATCCTTCTTGGCCCCACTGACTGAAACAACCTTTGTGCAAGGCTGAGATAGATGCCTCACACTCTCAATGGCGTTCCTATATGTCTGTTTGAATGATATGGGAGCTGGTACCTGCTGTGTAGCCCCCTTAGGGGGCTAGACCTGCCTCATACTCTCCCTACCTGAAGGCAGAGAGCTGGAACATGGCACCCATATCTATTCCGTCTCCTTCCTGGACAGGCCTAGGGTGGCGGCTGTCACCATTAAGGGCCttcccctctgctgcctctgAAGTTGGTTTTTGGAGACGTCTCTGGCAGCAGTTTTACTACCTGGTCACAGGGTTTTGgatttttggggtttttttttgttgttgttgtttgtttgtttttgactccTTGTATGGGCCCTGCTGGAGGCTATATGCTTTGGAAACTGGCAGCCCCCAGGTCCTATGCTGTGTCCTGTAACACAGCAGGGGTAGGCATGGGGTCACactgggggagggtggggccagtgCCAAGGAAGCTGGACTCAGCTGCAGCTCTTCCCCACATACCCTGaatccttcctttttctcctgggGTTGGCTGTGTGGCCTCTACCTGCTCTCCTCCTGTAGCCCGCCCCCCATTTCTCATCTACTGCTTGGCTCCTCCTGGTGTTTTCGGGTGTCTCTTTATTCTGTGGTGACTTCCCTGGCCCTGTTTTATTTACAGGTTTTTTCCTCTGGACCGGCTCTGTTCCCAGCTCATTCTTGAGTCTGGAGAAGGGTGCAGCGCTTTGGTGGCCCAGTCTTTGTGGGGACTGTTGGGTGTGGGACATCTCTGTCAATGCCCTCCTGACTTGAGGACTGCCTGTTTTCCCCTCAAGGTCCACGCAGACCTCTGCTCAGTTCCATCACCTCCCACCTACTTCCTGCTGCCACTGGGATGCCCCAATTGGATGGGCATGTTCTAGGTCTCTCGCTGCTGCTAATGGGACCTGTTCTCTTGTTTCAGGACAGATCATTACGACCAGAGGAGATCGAAGGTAAAGTCAGGCCCTCGGGAGAGGGCTGCTCAACTCCGcaggagtgggtgggtgggtgggtttggggttggtttggtttttttttgtttgtttgttttgttttgttttgagaaagggcttctctgtagttctggctgtcctggaacttgctctgtagaccagactgacctcaaactcacatagatttacctgcctctgcctcctgagtgctggactaaaggcatgcatcaccttTAGGCATGCAAAACGCTCAGctgttttgggatttttttttttttaaagacaggatttttctgcaTGCTCTAACATCCTGTAATTCACTATGTAGAATGGCccagccctgaactcacagagatccacctgcctctaagTGTTGGTGGGAGGAGAGGCAGATTCATCTTGGAACAGTCCCTGGCACAAAGCGGGACACATTTTGCAGAGAGTCTTGGGCAAGAGACAGGCCTAGAGGATGTCCTCCAGGGTGTACCTCTCCGAGCTGGGCCTGGGCTTCTGGTACCTTAGACGGTCTTTGGATCCCACCTCTGACTGCGTCTGCCCCGCCTCACCTCCCCAGAGCTCCGAGAGGCCTTCCGAGAATTCGACAAGGACAAGGATGGCTACATCAACTGCCGGGACCTGGGGAACTGCATGCGCACGATGGGCTACATGCCCACCGAGATGGAGCTCATCGAGCTGTCCCAGCAGATCAATATGAACCGTGAGTCCCTCCAGCTTGCATGGGCCTGGGGTCAACTGTGCTGTCCGGTTCTgtggctcctcttttctgagccTCGGTTTCCTCCCATGTAAAACAGGGTTGCCACGAGAGGATAGAAATAAGTCAGGGTGTAGGTGAGCAACAGCCTGAAACCTGGTTCACTGTGAGACTCGGGATGCTGTTAGCATTAGGAGGTCCTGTGTCTGTTTCCAGGTCCTACAGAAACGGGGATCTGGGTTCGAGGCATTTGTTAAATAAGAAATGGGAAgtgggcagggaagggaagggaccCACACAGGAGAGACTCACCAGTTGCTGCAGGGGGCACTGGAGTGTAAGCCTCCTCAAGGAGTTGATGTAGAATGTGGACACTGGGGActgtggtagaatgcttgcctagcatgttcaaGAGCCCTGGGTTTGCTCCTCAGGAATGCATAAACAGGCTTGCTGGCActtgcctggagctcactgatttggtgGGAGGTGTTGGCACGAaagcctcagggatcctcctgtgtctgcctcttatGCTGGGACTGTGGCAGTCCAGCACCAGCagtggggagatggagacagactgGAGGGATAGTCCCACAgctaagggcactggctgctcttccagaggactcaggtttgaatcccaggacccacgtggcgACCTATAATTATAATTCCAGAAGGGTCCGACCCCTCCTTCTGGCTTTGTGGGCACCAGGTGTGTACATGGTgtagagacatacatgcaggttaaaaaaaacatacacataaaacaaaaaataataataaatcttgaaggaaaaaaaaaaggtcacggtcattctcagctacatagcaactttgaggccagcctgggatacatgacaCTGTgtcgatgatgatgatgatggtggtggaggtgatgATGATGGCTAGGGAGAAAGCCAACTGGGATggtatgtgcctgtaatcccagcactggggaggtggggagaggtgGGGTTTGCTAGCCTGGTACTGTCGCTGAATCAGTGGGCTACTGGTGAGAGACCATGCTTCAAAAAATATGGTGGAGGGCAATAGAGGAATGTACCTGACCTTGACCTCTGGCCTTGACAGATGTGAGTACACCTGCACACAGaggcacgcgcacacacacacacaaataaatgcttTGCTGGTGTCCCGCAGCCCTCACCCCTCCAGCCTGGCACTTCCTCCTgctgcagtcagtcctgattgAAAGTTGTAGCCAGCAGGCAGgtgccctctctccttccacctgctgAAAGTTACTTGAAAGCTGAGCTTGTATTTGCGAAGCTAAAGTACTGTAGGGTACGGGGCGGGTGGGGCGGTGTCCTCCCAGCCTCCCCTCCCAGAGCATCTTGGCTTCTCCATCTCTGAAATTCTTCACCTGCTGCTGTGACCACATGcttctttctcctgttttcttttatccacttggtCACAGGTCCTTTTCCCACACCCTGACCACACTtctagttattattattattattattttttttttt belongs to Meriones unguiculatus strain TT.TT164.6M chromosome 4, Bangor_MerUng_6.1, whole genome shotgun sequence and includes:
- the Cabp1 gene encoding calcium-binding protein 1 isoform X3 encodes the protein MGNCVKSPLRNLSRKMRQEEKTSYMVVQTSEDGLADGGDLPGPLMMLAQNCAVMHNLLGPACIFLRKGFAENRQLDRSLRPEEIEELREAFREFDKDKDGYINCRDLGNCMRTMGYMPTEMELIELSQQINMNLGGHVDFDDFVELMGPKLLAETADMIGVKELRDAFREFDTNGDGEISTSELREAMRKLLGHQVGHRDIEEIIRDVDLNGDGRVDFEEFVRMMSR